Proteins from a single region of Neodiprion virginianus isolate iyNeoVirg1 chromosome 4, iyNeoVirg1.1, whole genome shotgun sequence:
- the LOC124301929 gene encoding neogenin isoform X2: MELRVALISLALLTFVGQAIGRHGLQLLVEPQDVVVEQGAEARLDCVPNQSLGTPTIQWRTDDGQPISFIGDSYRSQLENGSLYISSVYAGNPELTGGYQCLASIDEVGAIVSRIATIRLASLPGFEREPQDTMVYPGQVAYLSCVLPLSASPLKIQWLKDEHPFSLDESRMTILPSGALEIDHAQPQDVGSYRCNASGIGQHRLSNKAQLNLLTSDIDQGLTAPVFVAKPSEHVAIEGTTITLECAANGNPKPTILWLKDGIAVDLAPLDSRYRKVAASSLMITDIKEIDHGSYQCRAENVVDALDAVADVTVQVPPRFIKKPEDRIANEDQDLELECEIYGKPEPKVTWLKNGEKITPSAYWQLVNGYNLRINGLLQLDAGIFQCIGVNPAGSVQASARLFINQPRKVEKRKPSNPKHPPKKNLHRQLYNNTWQHPDTLLGETLSAYTPNSEISISPSDDPADILGIISNPKFPLIPEPNFIDETDTLDLIEGSAPSAPRDLNAVLISTRFVTLRWREPENINGDIQTYHVYYKQEGSPRERVVNTSQNRLEGVIQGLQPSTKYQFRVVARNERGVGASSAILHVTTQSEADVPGPPLNLLGQAISSNSIDLTWEEPYVTNGRVIKYLITYIEGESEGKTNETVETRYRLLNLTPFTEYNFWVQAVNENGPGASTNEITVRTLSAPPTQSPYNVTLEAANSTSIIIRWEPPLEGKNGVITGYQIRYRQKGRKHWTPTTTQGNQKMYQLNGLEKHVIYQLKICALNVNGTGPWSDVMDIEPYERDLDESKVPNSPTNLKTKPMSDSIFVSWSPPKDQNIKVRGYTLGWGKGFPDNYTKKLDSKQRYFTIESLEPLAEYVIALRATNAVGEGTPSYANVQTTARSVTESVAPLIPPVGLKAVVLSASTMMVYWTDSTLSKSQYVTDKRYYVVRYTSHHHSSNPRYKYYNSTDLNCMIVDLKPNTQYEFTVKLVKGKRESPWSMVELNTTQEAAPSSPPRDLTVQSVEDHATAVMLHWLPPKQPNAPITGYIISYTTDNTKWDRDWRVEAIIGDQSEIMIKTLQPSTTYYFKIKARNARGYGPFSSSVAFKTPQSTPTDGRLSSLMICIIVGLSVVVITGVAVIVVVMCCRRRPESPDHKKGYTKDSNQKTNIKPPDLWIHHDQMELKAPEKSSINGEACSSGVGSNTLPRSGNQDYNQENMHINSSSLDKRTYVPSYMGNNDEKCSTLTRQHNRGSHKPKLITLPVDTLSPHQPIATATPIVNSSISQPAIHNSCADVPSVRPNYPRTAAQYSLSRAHVTLEPTPESSPDSCSMPSTYEPLQTQIPYPPGNQHYGANSQYTSGVYGSSSQPNSTVGVIENVNAKRLQGHPLKSFSVPAPPPQSAPSTPAQQKHGVSQVTVRPTISGSPYKKPPITTTQITKNRLATVVNPTHTAEEVERLKPSYSTEELNQEMANLEGLMKDLNAITASEFEC; encoded by the exons cTATCGGGAGACACGGATTGCAGCTATTAGTCGAACCGCAGGATGTGGTCGTAGAACAGGGAGCCGAAGCTCGATTGGATTGCGTGCCGAATCAATCACTCGGCACCCCGACCATACAATGGAGGACAGATGACGGGCAGCCTATCTCTTTTATAGGGGATAGTTACAG ATCGCAGCTGGAAAATGGATCTTTGTATATAAGCAGCGTTTACGCGGGAAATCCTGAACTCACAGGAGGCTATCAGTGTCTCGCTTCCATAGATGAAGTCGGTGCCATTGTATCGCGGATAGCTACTATTAGACTTGCCA GTTTGCCAGGGTTCGAGAGAGAGCCACAAGACACTATGGTTTATCCGGGCCAAGTGGCTTACCTAAGTTGCGTTCTCCCGTTATCGGCGAGTCCTTTAAAGATACAATGGCTCAAGGATGAGCATCCATTTTCGTTGGACGAAAGCCGAATGACCATTTTACCGTCAG GTGCTTTAGAAATAGATCACGCACAACCGCAAGATGTCGGATCGTACAGGTGTAATGCGAGTGGAATTGGGCAGCATAGACTTAGTAACAAAGCACAGCTAAATTTATTGACCTCTGACATTG ATCAGGGACTTACAGCTCCTGTATTTGTTGCAAAACCTTCGGAGCATGTTGCTATCGAAGGGACGACTATTACTTTGGAATGTGCAGCTAATGGTAACCCAAAACCAACAATTCTTTGGCTCAAAGATGGGATCGCAGTTGATTTGGCACCGCTCGATTCAAG GTATCGAAAAGTAGCTGCTTCCAGTCTCATGATTACTGATATCAAAGAGATAGATCACGGATCGTATCAGTGCAGAGCAGAAAATGTAGTCGATGCCCTGGACGCGGTTGCCGACGTCACGGTGCAAG TTCCACCCAGATTTATCAAAAAACCTGAGGACCGAATTGCAAACGAAGATCAGGATCTGGAATTGGAGTGTGAAATATATGGAAAGCCAGAACCCAAAGTAACGTGGttaaaaaatggtgaaaaaattacgcCGAGCGCTTATTGGCAACTTGTTAATGG TTACAATCTGCGTATCAATGGACTACTGCAACTCGATGCTGGTATTTTTCAATGCATCGGTGTAAATCCTGCGGGTAGCGTTCAGGCTTCGGCAAGACTGTTCATAAATCAGCCGA GAAAAGTTGAAAAGCGTAAACCGTCAAATCCTAAACACCCACCGAAGAAAAACCTCCATCGACAGTTGTACAACAACACGTGGCAGCATCCAGACACGTTACTGGGCGAAACCTTATCAGCTTATACCCCAAATTCTGAAATATCCATAAGTCCTTCGGACGATCCCGCCGACATATTGGGCATTATTAGCAATCCTAAATTCCCGCTGATTCCTGAACCCAATTTTATAGATGAAACCGATACCCTGGATTTGATCGAAGGCAGCGCACCGTCGGCTCCAAGAGATCTAAACGCTGTTTTAATTTCAACGAGATTTGTTACTCTCAGGTGGCGTGAGCCTGAGAATATCAATGGAGATATACAGACATATCATGTTTATTATAAACAGGAAGGATCACCAAG GGAACGCGTTGTAAACACGTCGCAAAACAGATTGGAAGGTGTGATACAAGGTTTACAACCAAGCACAAAGTACCAGTTTCGTGTAGTTGCGCGTAACGAACGTGGCGTCGGCGCGTCTAGTGCCATACTGCATGTAACAACTCAATCAGAG GCCGACGTTCCTGGACCTCCTTTGAATTTGCTAGGTCAAGCGATTAGCAGCAACAGCATTGACCTTACTTGGGAAGAACCATACGTAACAAATGGACGCGTCATTAAATACCTCATTACGTATATAGAG ggCGAAAGCGAAGGAAAAACTAACGAGACCGTTGAAACGAGGTACAGGCTTCTGAATCTTACGCCATTCACTGAATACAATTTTTGGGTTCAGGCTGTCAATGAAAACGGACCCGGAGCTTCGACCAATGAAATAACAGTCCGAACTCTCAGTGCACCGCCAACGCAATCTCCATACAACGTTACTTTAGAGGCAGCAAATTCTACC AGTATAATAATACGCTGGGAACCGCCGTTAGAAGGAAAAAATGGCGTAATAACCGGCTATCAGATTCGATATCGTCAGAAGGGCAGAAAGCATTGGACACCTACAACGACGCAGGGGAATCAGAAAATGTATCAATTAAACGGACTGGAGAAGCACGTTATTTACCAACTCAAAATATGCGCATTGAATGTCAACGGAACTGGACCATGGAGCGATGTAATGGACATCGAACCGTACGAAAGAGATTTGGACGAAAGTAAAGTTCCAAACTCTCCGACTAATTTGAAAA CTAAGCCAATGTCAGATTCGATATTCGTTTCATGGAGCCCGCCAAAGGACCAGAACATCAAGGTCCGAGGTTACACTTTGGGCTGGGGAAAAGGATTTCCGGATAACTATACAAAGAAATTAGACAGTAAACAACGCTACTTTACGATCGAATCGTTGG AACCGTTAGCCGAGTACGTCATTGCCCTTCGAGCCACTAATGCAGTTGGAGAGGGAACCCCATCTTACGCCAATGTTCAAACGACCGCGCGTTCGGTTACCGAATCTGTGGCACCTTTGATTCCACCTGTTGGACTTAAGGCCGTCGTTCTTTCCGCCAGTACGATGATGGTTTATTGGACAGATAGCACGCTGTCAAAGAGCCAG TATGTGACTGACAAGAGGTACTATGTGGTACGTTATACCTCTCATCATCACAGCAGCAATCCAAGATACAAATATTACAACTCTACTGATCTGAACTGCATGATCGTTGATCTAAAACCGAACACACAGTATGAATTTACCGTTAAATTGGTCAAG GGAAAGAGAGAATCTCCTTGGAGTATGGTGGAGTTGAATACAACTCAGGAAGCAGCGCCCAGTTCACCACCTCGAGATCTCACTGTTCAAAGCGTCGAAGATCATGCGACAGCAGTGATGCTTCATTGGCTGCCACCAAAACAACCTAATGCACCGATTACTg GATACATTATCTCGTATACAACGGACAACACGAAATGGGACAGGGATTGGAGGGTCGAGGCGATAATCGGCGATCAGAGTGAGATCATGATAAAAACTCTTCAGCCTAGTACGacttattatttcaaaattaaagcGAGAAACGCCAGAGGATACGGCCCGTTTTCCTCCTCTGTAGCTTTTAAAACACCTCAGA GTACTCCAACAGATGGACGGCTTTCGAGCTTGATGATATGCATAATAGTCGGCCTATCCGTTGTTGTCATAACCGGTGTCGCTGTAATCGTTGTCGTCATGTGTTGTCGTCGACGTCCCGAGTCCCCGGATCACAAAAAAGG GTACACGAAAGATTCTAATCAGAAAACTAACATTAAGCCACCTGATCTGTGGATTCATCACGATCAAATGGAGCTCAAGGCTCCTGAGAAGTCTTCTATCAACGGCGAAGCTTGCTCAAGCGGAGTGGGCAGCAATACTCTTCCCAGATCTGGTAATCAGGATTACAATCAAGAAAATATGCACATCAATTCAAGCTCCTTGGATAAGCGTACTTATGTGCCTAGCTACATGG GTAACAACGACGAAAAATGTTCTACCCTAACAAGACAACACAACCGAGGAAGTCATAAACCCAAACTCATTACCCTTCCTGTCGACACTCTTTCTCCGCATCAGC CCATCGCCACAGCTACTCCCATTGTAAACAGTAGCATATCACAACCAGCAATTCATAACTCATGCGCAGACGTACCTTCCGTGAGGCCTAATTATCCTCGCACCGCTGCGCAGTATAGCTTGAGCAGAGCACACGTTACTCTGGAACCGACACCAGAGTCCAGCCCTGACTCTTGCAGCATGCCGAGTACTTACGAACCTCTGCAAACTCAG ATTCCCTATCCCCCAGGGAACCAGCATTATGGAGCAAACAGCCAGTACACGTCTGGCGTATATGGCTCTAGTAGCCAGCCTAACAGTACCGTTGGTGTTATAGAAAATGTAAACGCGAAGCGACTTCAGGGTCATCCATTGAAAAGTTTCAGCGTACCAGCTCCGCCACCTCAGTCTGCGCCTTCGACCCCTGCTCAACAAAAGCACGGAG TTTCGCAAGTCACTGTGAGGCCGACGATATCCGGTAGCCCATACAAAAAACCACCGATCACAACGACGCAGATAACAAAAAACAGGTTAGCCACGGTTGTGAATCCGACGCATACGGCTGAAGAGGTCGAACGATTGAAG CCGTCATACAGCACGGAGGAATTGAATCAAGAAATGGCGAATTTAGAGGGACTGATGAAAGATCTGAATGCCATAACAGCGTCAGAATTTGAGTGCTGA
- the LOC124301929 gene encoding neogenin isoform X6, with protein sequence MELRVALISLALLTFVGQAIGRHGLQLLVEPQDVVVEQGAEARLDCVPNQSLGTPTIQWRTDDGQPISFIGDSYRSQLENGSLYISSVYAGNPELTGGYQCLASIDEVGAIVSRIATIRLASLPGFEREPQDTMVYPGQVAYLSCVLPLSASPLKIQWLKDEHPFSLDESRMTILPSGALEIDHAQPQDVGSYRCNASGIGQHRLSNKAQLNLLTSDIDQGLTAPVFVAKPSEHVAIEGTTITLECAANGNPKPTILWLKDGIAVDLAPLDSRYRKVAASSLMITDIKEIDHGSYQCRAENVVDALDAVADVTVQVPPRFIKKPEDRIANEDQDLELECEIYGKPEPKVTWLKNGEKITPSAYWQLVNGYNLRINGLLQLDAGIFQCIGVNPAGSVQASARLFINQPNETDTLDLIEGSAPSAPRDLNAVLISTRFVTLRWREPENINGDIQTYHVYYKQEGSPRERVVNTSQNRLEGVIQGLQPSTKYQFRVVARNERGVGASSAILHVTTQSEADVPGPPLNLLGQAISSNSIDLTWEEPYVTNGRVIKYLITYIEGESEGKTNETVETRYRLLNLTPFTEYNFWVQAVNENGPGASTNEITVRTLSAPPTQSPYNVTLEAANSTSIIIRWEPPLEGKNGVITGYQIRYRQKGRKHWTPTTTQGNQKMYQLNGLEKHVIYQLKICALNVNGTGPWSDVMDIEPYERDLDESKVPNSPTNLKTKPMSDSIFVSWSPPKDQNIKVRGYTLGWGKGFPDNYTKKLDSKQRYFTIESLEPLAEYVIALRATNAVGEGTPSYANVQTTARSVTESVAPLIPPVGLKAVVLSASTMMVYWTDSTLSKSQYVTDKRYYVVRYTSHHHSSNPRYKYYNSTDLNCMIVDLKPNTQYEFTVKLVKGKRESPWSMVELNTTQEAAPSSPPRDLTVQSVEDHATAVMLHWLPPKQPNAPITGYIISYTTDNTKWDRDWRVEAIIGDQSEIMIKTLQPSTTYYFKIKARNARGYGPFSSSVAFKTPQSTPTDGRLSSLMICIIVGLSVVVITGVAVIVVVMCCRRRPESPDHKKGYTKDSNQKTNIKPPDLWIHHDQMELKAPEKSSINGEACSSGVGSNTLPRSGNQDYNQENMHINSSSLDKRTYVPSYMGNNDEKCSTLTRQHNRGSHKPKLITLPVDTLSPHQPIATATPIVNSSISQPAIHNSCADVPSVRPNYPRTAAQYSLSRAHVTLEPTPESSPDSCSMPSTYEPLQTQIPYPPGNQHYGANSQYTSGVYGSSSQPNSTVGVIENVNAKRLQGHPLKSFSVPAPPPQSAPSTPAQQKHGVSQVTVRPTISGSPYKKPPITTTQITKNRLATVVNPTHTAEEVERLKPSYSTEELNQEMANLEGLMKDLNAITASEFEC encoded by the exons cTATCGGGAGACACGGATTGCAGCTATTAGTCGAACCGCAGGATGTGGTCGTAGAACAGGGAGCCGAAGCTCGATTGGATTGCGTGCCGAATCAATCACTCGGCACCCCGACCATACAATGGAGGACAGATGACGGGCAGCCTATCTCTTTTATAGGGGATAGTTACAG ATCGCAGCTGGAAAATGGATCTTTGTATATAAGCAGCGTTTACGCGGGAAATCCTGAACTCACAGGAGGCTATCAGTGTCTCGCTTCCATAGATGAAGTCGGTGCCATTGTATCGCGGATAGCTACTATTAGACTTGCCA GTTTGCCAGGGTTCGAGAGAGAGCCACAAGACACTATGGTTTATCCGGGCCAAGTGGCTTACCTAAGTTGCGTTCTCCCGTTATCGGCGAGTCCTTTAAAGATACAATGGCTCAAGGATGAGCATCCATTTTCGTTGGACGAAAGCCGAATGACCATTTTACCGTCAG GTGCTTTAGAAATAGATCACGCACAACCGCAAGATGTCGGATCGTACAGGTGTAATGCGAGTGGAATTGGGCAGCATAGACTTAGTAACAAAGCACAGCTAAATTTATTGACCTCTGACATTG ATCAGGGACTTACAGCTCCTGTATTTGTTGCAAAACCTTCGGAGCATGTTGCTATCGAAGGGACGACTATTACTTTGGAATGTGCAGCTAATGGTAACCCAAAACCAACAATTCTTTGGCTCAAAGATGGGATCGCAGTTGATTTGGCACCGCTCGATTCAAG GTATCGAAAAGTAGCTGCTTCCAGTCTCATGATTACTGATATCAAAGAGATAGATCACGGATCGTATCAGTGCAGAGCAGAAAATGTAGTCGATGCCCTGGACGCGGTTGCCGACGTCACGGTGCAAG TTCCACCCAGATTTATCAAAAAACCTGAGGACCGAATTGCAAACGAAGATCAGGATCTGGAATTGGAGTGTGAAATATATGGAAAGCCAGAACCCAAAGTAACGTGGttaaaaaatggtgaaaaaattacgcCGAGCGCTTATTGGCAACTTGTTAATGG TTACAATCTGCGTATCAATGGACTACTGCAACTCGATGCTGGTATTTTTCAATGCATCGGTGTAAATCCTGCGGGTAGCGTTCAGGCTTCGGCAAGACTGTTCATAAATCAGCCGA ATGAAACCGATACCCTGGATTTGATCGAAGGCAGCGCACCGTCGGCTCCAAGAGATCTAAACGCTGTTTTAATTTCAACGAGATTTGTTACTCTCAGGTGGCGTGAGCCTGAGAATATCAATGGAGATATACAGACATATCATGTTTATTATAAACAGGAAGGATCACCAAG GGAACGCGTTGTAAACACGTCGCAAAACAGATTGGAAGGTGTGATACAAGGTTTACAACCAAGCACAAAGTACCAGTTTCGTGTAGTTGCGCGTAACGAACGTGGCGTCGGCGCGTCTAGTGCCATACTGCATGTAACAACTCAATCAGAG GCCGACGTTCCTGGACCTCCTTTGAATTTGCTAGGTCAAGCGATTAGCAGCAACAGCATTGACCTTACTTGGGAAGAACCATACGTAACAAATGGACGCGTCATTAAATACCTCATTACGTATATAGAG ggCGAAAGCGAAGGAAAAACTAACGAGACCGTTGAAACGAGGTACAGGCTTCTGAATCTTACGCCATTCACTGAATACAATTTTTGGGTTCAGGCTGTCAATGAAAACGGACCCGGAGCTTCGACCAATGAAATAACAGTCCGAACTCTCAGTGCACCGCCAACGCAATCTCCATACAACGTTACTTTAGAGGCAGCAAATTCTACC AGTATAATAATACGCTGGGAACCGCCGTTAGAAGGAAAAAATGGCGTAATAACCGGCTATCAGATTCGATATCGTCAGAAGGGCAGAAAGCATTGGACACCTACAACGACGCAGGGGAATCAGAAAATGTATCAATTAAACGGACTGGAGAAGCACGTTATTTACCAACTCAAAATATGCGCATTGAATGTCAACGGAACTGGACCATGGAGCGATGTAATGGACATCGAACCGTACGAAAGAGATTTGGACGAAAGTAAAGTTCCAAACTCTCCGACTAATTTGAAAA CTAAGCCAATGTCAGATTCGATATTCGTTTCATGGAGCCCGCCAAAGGACCAGAACATCAAGGTCCGAGGTTACACTTTGGGCTGGGGAAAAGGATTTCCGGATAACTATACAAAGAAATTAGACAGTAAACAACGCTACTTTACGATCGAATCGTTGG AACCGTTAGCCGAGTACGTCATTGCCCTTCGAGCCACTAATGCAGTTGGAGAGGGAACCCCATCTTACGCCAATGTTCAAACGACCGCGCGTTCGGTTACCGAATCTGTGGCACCTTTGATTCCACCTGTTGGACTTAAGGCCGTCGTTCTTTCCGCCAGTACGATGATGGTTTATTGGACAGATAGCACGCTGTCAAAGAGCCAG TATGTGACTGACAAGAGGTACTATGTGGTACGTTATACCTCTCATCATCACAGCAGCAATCCAAGATACAAATATTACAACTCTACTGATCTGAACTGCATGATCGTTGATCTAAAACCGAACACACAGTATGAATTTACCGTTAAATTGGTCAAG GGAAAGAGAGAATCTCCTTGGAGTATGGTGGAGTTGAATACAACTCAGGAAGCAGCGCCCAGTTCACCACCTCGAGATCTCACTGTTCAAAGCGTCGAAGATCATGCGACAGCAGTGATGCTTCATTGGCTGCCACCAAAACAACCTAATGCACCGATTACTg GATACATTATCTCGTATACAACGGACAACACGAAATGGGACAGGGATTGGAGGGTCGAGGCGATAATCGGCGATCAGAGTGAGATCATGATAAAAACTCTTCAGCCTAGTACGacttattatttcaaaattaaagcGAGAAACGCCAGAGGATACGGCCCGTTTTCCTCCTCTGTAGCTTTTAAAACACCTCAGA GTACTCCAACAGATGGACGGCTTTCGAGCTTGATGATATGCATAATAGTCGGCCTATCCGTTGTTGTCATAACCGGTGTCGCTGTAATCGTTGTCGTCATGTGTTGTCGTCGACGTCCCGAGTCCCCGGATCACAAAAAAGG GTACACGAAAGATTCTAATCAGAAAACTAACATTAAGCCACCTGATCTGTGGATTCATCACGATCAAATGGAGCTCAAGGCTCCTGAGAAGTCTTCTATCAACGGCGAAGCTTGCTCAAGCGGAGTGGGCAGCAATACTCTTCCCAGATCTGGTAATCAGGATTACAATCAAGAAAATATGCACATCAATTCAAGCTCCTTGGATAAGCGTACTTATGTGCCTAGCTACATGG GTAACAACGACGAAAAATGTTCTACCCTAACAAGACAACACAACCGAGGAAGTCATAAACCCAAACTCATTACCCTTCCTGTCGACACTCTTTCTCCGCATCAGC CCATCGCCACAGCTACTCCCATTGTAAACAGTAGCATATCACAACCAGCAATTCATAACTCATGCGCAGACGTACCTTCCGTGAGGCCTAATTATCCTCGCACCGCTGCGCAGTATAGCTTGAGCAGAGCACACGTTACTCTGGAACCGACACCAGAGTCCAGCCCTGACTCTTGCAGCATGCCGAGTACTTACGAACCTCTGCAAACTCAG ATTCCCTATCCCCCAGGGAACCAGCATTATGGAGCAAACAGCCAGTACACGTCTGGCGTATATGGCTCTAGTAGCCAGCCTAACAGTACCGTTGGTGTTATAGAAAATGTAAACGCGAAGCGACTTCAGGGTCATCCATTGAAAAGTTTCAGCGTACCAGCTCCGCCACCTCAGTCTGCGCCTTCGACCCCTGCTCAACAAAAGCACGGAG TTTCGCAAGTCACTGTGAGGCCGACGATATCCGGTAGCCCATACAAAAAACCACCGATCACAACGACGCAGATAACAAAAAACAGGTTAGCCACGGTTGTGAATCCGACGCATACGGCTGAAGAGGTCGAACGATTGAAG CCGTCATACAGCACGGAGGAATTGAATCAAGAAATGGCGAATTTAGAGGGACTGATGAAAGATCTGAATGCCATAACAGCGTCAGAATTTGAGTGCTGA